One window from the genome of Babylonia areolata isolate BAREFJ2019XMU chromosome 13, ASM4173473v1, whole genome shotgun sequence encodes:
- the LOC143288759 gene encoding extracellular tyrosine-protein kinase PKDCC-like has product MGPGSFLTRRPSLLLLCVLPAIGYLVLMYALIGRTCRDDSYADGDYFDEEEALDRPGQTFLPLRAPGPGLSGGRQQARRRVPPPPQGRRQHAPLGKAAYAFNCTNIAHIKLRKKIGHGVSKQTFLGEFQGRSVAVKMVTRHIHDVKTCLEHVRGNDTRAAGARSKCYTSSTLKLMKEILLAEQLSHPNIAQLLGYCARSEESDSTDIAEHGVVSVFELGSRFVLDSLQIQPWPTRLQHALDMADLLHYLHHSPLGSLVLPDFKEGHFVIVNSSLKLIDLDDIHNIEPPCPASAADAAAASDSVMEDDSECPYGVRCQRALCVGFNAKENLKNMNRLVLKRLLFPLTFPQPVVKDLGQLNADLDLLSVSAEELRTRLLLIQSQAMANGR; this is encoded by the exons ATGGGGCCCGGCTCCTTCCTCACGCGCCGGCCCAGCCTTCTGCTCCTCTGCGTCCTGCCGGCTATCGGCTACCTCGTGCTCATGTACGCGCTGATCGGCCGCACGTGCAGGGACGATTCCTACGCGGACGGGGACTACTTTGACGAGGAGGAA GCGCTGGACAGGCCCGGGCAGACCTTCCTGCCGCTCCGCGCCCCCGGCCCAGGCCTGTCAGGGGGCAGGCAGCAGGCCAGGAGGAGGGTACCGCCGCCGCCGCAGGGCAGGCGCCAGCACGCCCCTCTGGGAAAGGCGGCGTACGCCTTCAACTGCACCAACATCGCCCACATCAAGCTGAGGAAGAAGATCGGACACGGGGTCTCCAAGCAGACGTTCCTGGGCGAGTTCCAGGGCCGCAGCGTGGCGGTGAAGATGGTGACGCGCCACATCCACGACGTCAAGACCTGCCTGGAGCACGTGCGCGGCAACGACACGCGCGCGGCGGGCGCGCGCTCCAAGTGCTACACGTCGTCCACCCTGAAGCTGATGAAGGAGATCCTGCTGGCGGAGCAGCTGAGCCACCCCAACATCGCGCAGCTACTGGGCTACTGCGCGCGCAGCGAGGAGAGCGACTCCACGGACATCGCCGAGCACGGCGTGGTGTCGGTCTTCGAGCTGGGCTCCCGCTTCGTGCTGGACAGCCTGCAGATCCAGCCCTGGCCCACGCGCCTGCAGCACGCGCTGGACATGGCCGACCTGCTGCACTACCTGCACCACTCCCCGCTGGGCTCCCTCGTGCTGCCGGACTTCAAGGAGGGACACTTCGTCATCGTCAACTCCTCCCTCAAACTCATCGACCTGGATGACATCCACAACATCGAGCCGCCCTGTCCCGCCTCCGCCGCCGACGCCGCCGCCGCCTCCGACTCCGTCATGGAGGACGACTCTGAGTGCCCGTACGGCGTGCGCTGCCAGAGGGCGCTGTGTGTGGGCTTCAACGCCAAGGAGAACCTGAAGAACATGAACCGCCTGGTGTTGAAGAGGCTGCTCttccccctcaccttccctcagCCCGTCGTCAAGGACCTGGGGCAGCTCAACGCTGACCTGGACCTGCTCAGTGTGTCTGCGGAGGAGCTCAGGACTCGGCTGTTGCTTATTCAGTCCCAGGCCATGGCCAACGGCAGGTGA